In Rana temporaria chromosome 3, aRanTem1.1, whole genome shotgun sequence, a single window of DNA contains:
- the LOC120933500 gene encoding transmembrane 4 L6 family member 4-like, whose product MCTGDCAKFIGVALYPFCVLCIVCNIILLFPGWSTDAVNNPGEKLTEEVLYLGGFFGSGFLVLIPAICIQCVGQRRTCNNRCGMLVSAVLAVVAVGGSIYGFVTSLLGLIRGPKCYYQFITGTQRWTTPFKLDTEFIDLDRSYLFHREVWTRCTMPEGVVEFNVILFATIMIASVIQIVLCLIQVINGFFGFLCGTCQRKV is encoded by the exons ATGTGTACGGGTGACTGTGCAAAGTTTATCGGGGTCGCCCTGTACCCCTTCTGTGTTTTATGTATAGTCTGTAACATTATCCTCCTGTTCCCCGGGTGGAGTACAGACGCCGTGAACAATCCCGGAGAAAAACTCACGGAGGAAGTTCTGTACCTCGGCGGCTTCTTTGGTAGCGGATTCCTG GTATTAATTCCAGCCATCTGTATTCAATGTGTGGGCCAACGTAGAACATGCAACAACCGATGTGGG ATGTTGGTCTCTGCGGTCCTGGCAGTGGTGGCAGTGGGCGGCTCCATCTACGGCTTTGTGACATCCCTGCTGGGCCTGATCCGGGGACCTAAGTGCTACTACCAGTTCATCACGGGAACTCAGCGCTGGACTACCCCCTTCAAACTGGACACAGAATTCATTGA TTTGGACCGGAGTTACCTCTTCCACAGGGAAGTCTGGACTCGCTGTACCATGCCCGAAGGTGTGGTGGAGTTTAACGTCATCCTTTTCGCCACCATTATGATAGCGAGTGTAATTCAGATCGTGCTGTGTCTAATCCAGGTGATAAATGGGTTTTTCGGCTTTCTCTGTGGGACCTGTCAAAGAAAGGTTTGA